The stretch of DNA GTCAGGTGGTGCGCGTCGTCCTCGGCGAGGTCGCCGTCCTTCTGGAACTCCTTGACCATGGCGATCGCGTCGCGGCGCGCGTTGCGCACGCCGACTTTGTGGTCCTCGCCGAGCTTCTTGACCTGTTTCACGAGCTCCTTGCGGCGCTCCTCGGTGAGCTCGGGGATCGGCA from Myxococcota bacterium encodes:
- a CDS encoding ribosome-recycling factor, producing PIPELTEERRKELVKQVKKLGEDHKVGVRNARRDAIAMVKEFQKDGDLAEDDAHHLTDKVQKLTDDFIAQIDKAVEAKEAELLKV